A window from Cydia strobilella chromosome 9, ilCydStro3.1, whole genome shotgun sequence encodes these proteins:
- the LOC134744161 gene encoding uncharacterized protein LOC134744161 isoform X1, translated as MINILSYVGMNVQSEVCLWTILGLLRTIFDATLFKVNANLKQVWQMNMPAEISMPVQRVLRTMISGIMLVQCFTVYIYLATYIVLLYPAFLEERPTLVLPWLLMAAIRKLLCELLSLALGLGTCVLVGAARPPCIKFVIVKIASIMPSVYMWMLVLNYYKTLKMASVFQKFPKAVPANDLDYGLELAIRRRRTKSLLGEAQLRKRLLSNWYVERPQLPNPPALASRVTVDMPNTSSETIGDPEKNTDAASTDIASSTDNIKCSSITGTYEDYFGNEITVPRNADRITEQLVLMLLRISEYLRKTKYEGIELFESHQVLVSSSNAIVNFETCPALNNQTDDNPPLVGSSKENTASYLRLYPQIFMKGSSDYQTLRNFDSIRTVQSSIISKFTETSEQLPIAAVSRKNTILMKEKATNIVRTPSIENMEKEKNAINLSETNPEQKLKQESKTNLGEKVVKIKSHECIRPKSDLSVDSKNSLSTLITKMQSKLAEIISCRQNSQINEDSIQYPNFSYESSKAEKGNSNKGK; from the exons ATGATAAATATTCTATCCTACGTGGGCATGAACGTGCAGTCCGAGGTGTGCCTGTGGACAATCCTTGGTCTCCTGCGAACCATTTTCGATGCAACTTTATTTAAGGTTAACGCTAATTTGAAACAG GTATGGCAGATGAACATGCCAGCAGAAATATCTATGCCGGTGCAAAGAGTGCTGCGCACCATGATATCCGGCATCATGTTGGTGCAGTGCTTCACCGTCTATATCTACCTTGCTACGTATATCGTCTTGCTATACCCTGCTTTTCTG GAGGAGCGTCCTACTTTAGTGTTGCCATGGTTACTGATGGCGGCGATCAGAAAACTTTTGTGCGAACTGCTGAGCCTCGCGCTGGGGCTGGGCACGTGCGTGCTCGTGGGGGCCGCTCGCCCGCCCTGCATCAAGTTCGTTATCGTCAAGATTGCCTCCATCATGCCTTCCGTCTATATGTGGATGCTTGTTCTAAA TTACTATAAGACTTTGAAAATGGCATCAGTATTTCAAAAGTTCCCGAAAGCTGTGCCAGCGAATGACCTTGACTACGGCCTCGAGCTCGCTATACGGCGACGACGTACCAAGTCTTTACTAGGCGAAGCGCAGCTACGGAAACGATTATTATCTAACTG GTATGTCGAAAGGCCACAACTTCCTAATCCACCGGCGCTTGCTTCTCGTGTAACTGTTGATATGCCAAACACTTCTTCGGAAACAATTGGTGATCCCGAAAAAAATACTGATGCTGCTAGTACAGATATCGCTAGCAGTACTGACAATATCAAGTGTTCATCAATTACAGGAACTTACGAAGATTACTTTGGTAATGAAATAACAGTGCCTCGCAACGCGGATCGCATTACAGAGCAATTGGTACTGATGTTACTGAGAATAAGTGAGTATTTAAGGAAAACAAAGTACGAAGGAATAGAACTATTTGAGTCACACCAAGTTCTTGTATCATCGTCAAACGCCATCGTCAATTTTGAAACTTGCCCCGCTCTGAATAATCAAACTGATGACAATCCACCATTAGTCGGAAGTAGTAAAGAAAATACGGCTTCCTATTTAAGACTATATCCACAAATATTCATGAAAGGCTCATCTGATTATCAAACACTCCGAAATTTTGATTCGATCAGAACCGTTCAAAGTTCCATTATTAGTAAATTTACTGAAACTTCAGAACAGCTTCCAATTGCTGCTGTTAGTAGAAAAAATACCATATTAATGAAAGAAAAGGCAACAAATATTGTACGAACGCCTAGTATTGAAAATATGGAAAAAGAAAAGAATGCCATCAATTTAAGTGAAACCAATCCAGAACAAAAATTGAAACAGGAATCTAAAACAAATCTAGGCGAAAAAGTAGTGAAAATAAAATCACACGAGTGTATCAGACCTAAAAGTGATTTGTCAGTTGATTCGAAGAACAGTTTGAGTACCCTTATTACTAAAATGCAGTCAAAATTAGCAGAAATTATATCTTGTAGGCAAAACAGTCAAATAAACGAGGATTCAATACAATATCCAAATTTCTCATATGAAAGTAGTAAG
- the LOC134744161 gene encoding uncharacterized protein LOC134744161 isoform X2 encodes MINILSYVGMNVQSEVCLWTILGLLRTIFDATLFKVNANLKQVWQMNMPAEISMPVQRVLRTMISGIMLVQCFTVYIYLATYIVLLYPAFLEERPTLVLPWLLMAAIRKLLCELLSLALGLGTCVLVGAARPPCIKFVIVKIASIMPSVYMWMLVLNYYKTLKMASVFQKFPKAVPANDLDYGLELAIRRRRTKSLLGEAQLRKRLLSNWNLRRLLW; translated from the exons ATGATAAATATTCTATCCTACGTGGGCATGAACGTGCAGTCCGAGGTGTGCCTGTGGACAATCCTTGGTCTCCTGCGAACCATTTTCGATGCAACTTTATTTAAGGTTAACGCTAATTTGAAACAG GTATGGCAGATGAACATGCCAGCAGAAATATCTATGCCGGTGCAAAGAGTGCTGCGCACCATGATATCCGGCATCATGTTGGTGCAGTGCTTCACCGTCTATATCTACCTTGCTACGTATATCGTCTTGCTATACCCTGCTTTTCTG GAGGAGCGTCCTACTTTAGTGTTGCCATGGTTACTGATGGCGGCGATCAGAAAACTTTTGTGCGAACTGCTGAGCCTCGCGCTGGGGCTGGGCACGTGCGTGCTCGTGGGGGCCGCTCGCCCGCCCTGCATCAAGTTCGTTATCGTCAAGATTGCCTCCATCATGCCTTCCGTCTATATGTGGATGCTTGTTCTAAA TTACTATAAGACTTTGAAAATGGCATCAGTATTTCAAAAGTTCCCGAAAGCTGTGCCAGCGAATGACCTTGACTACGGCCTCGAGCTCGCTATACGGCGACGACGTACCAAGTCTTTACTAGGCGAAGCGCAGCTACGGAAACGATTATTATCTAACTG GAACTTACGAAGATTACTTTGGTAA